The Bubalus bubalis isolate 160015118507 breed Murrah chromosome 16, NDDB_SH_1, whole genome shotgun sequence genome window below encodes:
- the TMEM25 gene encoding transmembrane protein 25 isoform X7, with translation MLFYPCVLDHLFFGPNPEDGKRGVDGRGKRAGENRGWEKDGPFWKEARIPKCLRVCVCVCVCVCVCVSVLCVLAWCGLHGCWLFLCTCEHVPVCSLESELNSAPAGCTGMCQPGFGPWGLMIIASLPSPLWVILHLRFRTWFTFVSESKFLEELLKLAALTWILTLRPAPFSRQPGAQAWATMALPPWPATLPHTLLLLPALLSSGWGELAPQIDGQTWAERALRENERHAFTCRVAGGLGTPRLAWYLDGQLQEASTSRLLSVGREAFSGGTSTFTVTAQRAQHELNCSLQDPGSGQSANASVILNVQFKPEIAQVGAKYQEAQGPGLLVILFALVRANPPANVTWIDQDGPVTVNTSNFLVLDAQNYPWLTNHTVQLQLHSLPHNLSVVATNDVGVTSSSLPAPGLLATRVEVPLLGIVVAGGLALGTLVGFSTLVACLVFRKEKKTKGPSRRPSLISRAHPGLCPPVVTPTT, from the exons ATGCTTTTCTATCCCTGCGTCCTGGATCACCTTTTCTTCGGCCCAAATCCGGAGGATGGGAAAAGGGGTGTAGATGGGAGAGGGAAGCGGGCAGGAGAAAATCGGGGTTGGGAGAAAGACGGTCCCTTTTGGAAAGAGGCGCGTATACCCAagtgtctgcgtgtgtgtgtgtgtgtgtgtgtgtgtgtgtgtgtgtgtgtgtctgtgttgtgtGTTTTGGCCTGGTGCGGGCTGCACGGTTGCTGGTTGTTTCTGTGTACCTGCGAGCATGTGCCTGTTTGTTCCTTGGAGTCAGAGCTCAATTCTGCGCCCGCAGGGTGTACAGGTATGTGCCAGCCTGGGTTTGGACCTTGGGGCTTGATGATCATTGCGTCTTTGCCTTCACCACTGTGGGTCATTCTACATTTGCGTTTCCGTACATGGTTCACTTTTGTTTCTGAGAGTAAATTCCTGGAGGAGTTACTAAAGCTTGCTGCTCTCACCTGGATACTAACACTGAGGCCCGCCCCCTTCTCTCGGCAGCCTGGGGCCCAGGCCTGGGCCACCATGGCACTGCCTCCATGGCCAGCTACCCTCCCGCACACACTTCTGCTCCTGCCGGCCCTTCTGAGCTCAG GTTGGGGGGAGCTGGCGCCACAAATTGATGGTCAGACCTGGGCAGAGCGGGCACTTCGAGAGAATGAACGCCATGCCTTCACCTGCCGGGTGGCAGGAGGACTTGGCACCCCTCGATTGGCCTGGTACCTGGATGGACAGCTGCAGGAGGCCAGCACCTCAAGACTGctgagtgtgggcagggaggccttcTCTGGAGGCACCAGCACTTTCACTGTCACTGCCCAGCGGGCCCAGCATGAACTCAACTGCTCCCTGCAGGACCCAGGCAGTGGCCAGTCAGCCAATGCATCCGTCATCCTCAATGTGCAAT TTAAGCCGGAGATTGCTCAGGTTGGGGCCAAGTACCAGGAAGCTCAGGGCCCGGGCCTTCTGGTCATCCTCTTTGCCCTCGTGCGTGCCAACCCGCCTGCCAACGTGACCTGGATCGACCAGGATGGGCCAGTGACTGTCAACACCTCGAACTTCCTGGTGCTGGATGCCCAGAACTACCCCTGGCTCACCAACCACACCGTACAGCTGCAGCTCCACAGCCTGCCACACAACCTCTCAGTGGTGGCCACAAACGACGTGGGTGTCACCAGTTCCTCGCTTCCAGCCCCAG GGCTCCTGGCCACCCGGGTGGAAGTGCCACTGCTGGGCATCGTTGTGGCTGGAGGGCTTGCCCTAGGCACCCTGGTGGGGTTCAGCACTTTGGTGGCCTGCCTGGTCttcaggaaagagaagaagacCAAAG GCCCCTCCCGGCGCCCATCCCTGATCTCTAG GGCCCATCCGGGCCTTTGTCCTCCTGTAGTGACTCCAACAACCTGA
- the TMEM25 gene encoding transmembrane protein 25 isoform X2 codes for MLFYPCVLDHLFFGPNPEDGKRGVDGRGKRAGENRGWEKDGPFWKEARIPKCLRVCVCVCVCVCVCVSVLCVLAWCGLHGCWLFLCTCEHVPVCSLESELNSAPAGCTGMCQPGFGPWGLMIIASLPSPLWVILHLRFRTWFTFVSESKFLEELLKLAALTWILTLRPAPFSRQPGAQAWATMALPPWPATLPHTLLLLPALLSSGWGELAPQIDGQTWAERALRENERHAFTCRVAGGLGTPRLAWYLDGQLQEASTSRLLSVGREAFSGGTSTFTVTAQRAQHELNCSLQDPGSGQSANASVILNVQFKPEIAQVGAKYQEAQGPGLLVILFALVRANPPANVTWIDQDGPVTVNTSNFLVLDAQNYPWLTNHTVQLQLHSLPHNLSVVATNDVGVTSSSLPAPGLLATRVEVPLLGIVVAGGLALGTLVGFSTLVACLVFRKEKKTKGPSRRPSLISSDSNNLKLNNVRLPRENMSLPSNLQLNDLTPDCRGTPSKLFAPALSSEVFLRKKKETLDLRRPRPHRAHASSWAPPPLPPHRETSGPADGSGQQPARPSGPVAWGPPHQPSHAIQELSSWDRD; via the exons ATGCTTTTCTATCCCTGCGTCCTGGATCACCTTTTCTTCGGCCCAAATCCGGAGGATGGGAAAAGGGGTGTAGATGGGAGAGGGAAGCGGGCAGGAGAAAATCGGGGTTGGGAGAAAGACGGTCCCTTTTGGAAAGAGGCGCGTATACCCAagtgtctgcgtgtgtgtgtgtgtgtgtgtgtgtgtgtgtgtgtgtgtgtgtctgtgttgtgtGTTTTGGCCTGGTGCGGGCTGCACGGTTGCTGGTTGTTTCTGTGTACCTGCGAGCATGTGCCTGTTTGTTCCTTGGAGTCAGAGCTCAATTCTGCGCCCGCAGGGTGTACAGGTATGTGCCAGCCTGGGTTTGGACCTTGGGGCTTGATGATCATTGCGTCTTTGCCTTCACCACTGTGGGTCATTCTACATTTGCGTTTCCGTACATGGTTCACTTTTGTTTCTGAGAGTAAATTCCTGGAGGAGTTACTAAAGCTTGCTGCTCTCACCTGGATACTAACACTGAGGCCCGCCCCCTTCTCTCGGCAGCCTGGGGCCCAGGCCTGGGCCACCATGGCACTGCCTCCATGGCCAGCTACCCTCCCGCACACACTTCTGCTCCTGCCGGCCCTTCTGAGCTCAG GTTGGGGGGAGCTGGCGCCACAAATTGATGGTCAGACCTGGGCAGAGCGGGCACTTCGAGAGAATGAACGCCATGCCTTCACCTGCCGGGTGGCAGGAGGACTTGGCACCCCTCGATTGGCCTGGTACCTGGATGGACAGCTGCAGGAGGCCAGCACCTCAAGACTGctgagtgtgggcagggaggccttcTCTGGAGGCACCAGCACTTTCACTGTCACTGCCCAGCGGGCCCAGCATGAACTCAACTGCTCCCTGCAGGACCCAGGCAGTGGCCAGTCAGCCAATGCATCCGTCATCCTCAATGTGCAAT TTAAGCCGGAGATTGCTCAGGTTGGGGCCAAGTACCAGGAAGCTCAGGGCCCGGGCCTTCTGGTCATCCTCTTTGCCCTCGTGCGTGCCAACCCGCCTGCCAACGTGACCTGGATCGACCAGGATGGGCCAGTGACTGTCAACACCTCGAACTTCCTGGTGCTGGATGCCCAGAACTACCCCTGGCTCACCAACCACACCGTACAGCTGCAGCTCCACAGCCTGCCACACAACCTCTCAGTGGTGGCCACAAACGACGTGGGTGTCACCAGTTCCTCGCTTCCAGCCCCAG GGCTCCTGGCCACCCGGGTGGAAGTGCCACTGCTGGGCATCGTTGTGGCTGGAGGGCTTGCCCTAGGCACCCTGGTGGGGTTCAGCACTTTGGTGGCCTGCCTGGTCttcaggaaagagaagaagacCAAAG GCCCCTCCCGGCGCCCATCCCTGATCTCTAG TGACTCCAACAACCTGAAACTCAACAACGTGCGCCTGCCACGTGAGAACATGTCCCTCCCGTCCAACCTTCAGCTCAATGACCTCACTCCAGACTGCAGAGGTACACCAAGCAAGCTGTTTGCCCCAGCTTTATCTTCAGAGgtgtttctgagaaaaaaaaaagagacactgGACCTTAGGAGGCCTAGGCCCCATCGGGCACATGCCTCATCCTGGGCACCACCCCCTCTGCCACCCCACAGGGAAACCAGCGGACCGGCAGACGGCTCAGGACAACAGCCGGCCAGACCTTCTGGACCCGTTGCCTGGGGGCCTCCTCACCAGCCGAG
- the TMEM25 gene encoding transmembrane protein 25 isoform X10 — protein MLFYPCVLDHLFFGPNPEDGKRGVDGRGKRAGENRGWEKDGPFWKEARIPKCLRVCVCVCVCVCVCVSVLCVLAWCGLHGCWLFLCTCEHVPVCSLESELNSAPAGCTGMCQPGFGPWGLMIIASLPSPLWVILHLRFRTWFTFVSESKFLEELLKLAALTWILTLRPAPFSRQPGAQAWATMALPPWPATLPHTLLLLPALLSSGWGELAPQIDGQTWAERALRENERHAFTCRVAGGLGTPRLAWYLDGQLQEASTSRLLSVGREAFSGGTSTFTVTAQRAQHELNCSLQDPGSGQSANASVILNVQFKPEIAQVGAKYQEAQGPGLLVILFALVRANPPANVTWIDQDGPVTVNTSNFLVLDAQNYPWLTNHTVQLQLHSLPHNLSVVATNDVGVTSSSLPAPGKPADRQTAQDNSRPDLLDPLPGGLLTSRATPFRSLVPGTGIEPGLWE, from the exons ATGCTTTTCTATCCCTGCGTCCTGGATCACCTTTTCTTCGGCCCAAATCCGGAGGATGGGAAAAGGGGTGTAGATGGGAGAGGGAAGCGGGCAGGAGAAAATCGGGGTTGGGAGAAAGACGGTCCCTTTTGGAAAGAGGCGCGTATACCCAagtgtctgcgtgtgtgtgtgtgtgtgtgtgtgtgtgtgtgtgtgtgtgtgtctgtgttgtgtGTTTTGGCCTGGTGCGGGCTGCACGGTTGCTGGTTGTTTCTGTGTACCTGCGAGCATGTGCCTGTTTGTTCCTTGGAGTCAGAGCTCAATTCTGCGCCCGCAGGGTGTACAGGTATGTGCCAGCCTGGGTTTGGACCTTGGGGCTTGATGATCATTGCGTCTTTGCCTTCACCACTGTGGGTCATTCTACATTTGCGTTTCCGTACATGGTTCACTTTTGTTTCTGAGAGTAAATTCCTGGAGGAGTTACTAAAGCTTGCTGCTCTCACCTGGATACTAACACTGAGGCCCGCCCCCTTCTCTCGGCAGCCTGGGGCCCAGGCCTGGGCCACCATGGCACTGCCTCCATGGCCAGCTACCCTCCCGCACACACTTCTGCTCCTGCCGGCCCTTCTGAGCTCAG GTTGGGGGGAGCTGGCGCCACAAATTGATGGTCAGACCTGGGCAGAGCGGGCACTTCGAGAGAATGAACGCCATGCCTTCACCTGCCGGGTGGCAGGAGGACTTGGCACCCCTCGATTGGCCTGGTACCTGGATGGACAGCTGCAGGAGGCCAGCACCTCAAGACTGctgagtgtgggcagggaggccttcTCTGGAGGCACCAGCACTTTCACTGTCACTGCCCAGCGGGCCCAGCATGAACTCAACTGCTCCCTGCAGGACCCAGGCAGTGGCCAGTCAGCCAATGCATCCGTCATCCTCAATGTGCAAT TTAAGCCGGAGATTGCTCAGGTTGGGGCCAAGTACCAGGAAGCTCAGGGCCCGGGCCTTCTGGTCATCCTCTTTGCCCTCGTGCGTGCCAACCCGCCTGCCAACGTGACCTGGATCGACCAGGATGGGCCAGTGACTGTCAACACCTCGAACTTCCTGGTGCTGGATGCCCAGAACTACCCCTGGCTCACCAACCACACCGTACAGCTGCAGCTCCACAGCCTGCCACACAACCTCTCAGTGGTGGCCACAAACGACGTGGGTGTCACCAGTTCCTCGCTTCCAGCCCCAG GGAAACCAGCGGACCGGCAGACGGCTCAGGACAACAGCCGGCCAGACCTTCTGGACCCGTTGCCTGGGGGCCTCCTCACCAGCCGAG
- the TMEM25 gene encoding transmembrane protein 25 isoform X9: protein MLFYPCVLDHLFFGPNPEDGKRGVDGRGKRAGENRGWEKDGPFWKEARIPKCLRVCVCVCVCVCVCVSVLCVLAWCGLHGCWLFLCTCEHVPVCSLESELNSAPAGCTGMCQPGFGPWGLMIIASLPSPLWVILHLRFRTWFTFVSESKFLEELLKLAALTWILTLRPAPFSRQPGAQAWATMALPPWPATLPHTLLLLPALLSSGWGELAPQIDGQTWAERALRENERHAFTCRVAGGLGTPRLAWYLDGQLQEASTSRLLSVGREAFSGGTSTFTVTAQRAQHELNCSLQDPGSGQSANASVILNVQFKPEIAQVGAKYQEAQGPGLLVILFALVRANPPANVTWIDQDGPVTVNTSNFLVLDAQNYPWLTNHTVQLQLHSLPHNLSVVATNDVGVTSSSLPAPGLLATRVEVPLLGIVVAGGLALGTLVGFSTLVACLVFRKEKKTKVTPTT, encoded by the exons ATGCTTTTCTATCCCTGCGTCCTGGATCACCTTTTCTTCGGCCCAAATCCGGAGGATGGGAAAAGGGGTGTAGATGGGAGAGGGAAGCGGGCAGGAGAAAATCGGGGTTGGGAGAAAGACGGTCCCTTTTGGAAAGAGGCGCGTATACCCAagtgtctgcgtgtgtgtgtgtgtgtgtgtgtgtgtgtgtgtgtgtgtgtgtctgtgttgtgtGTTTTGGCCTGGTGCGGGCTGCACGGTTGCTGGTTGTTTCTGTGTACCTGCGAGCATGTGCCTGTTTGTTCCTTGGAGTCAGAGCTCAATTCTGCGCCCGCAGGGTGTACAGGTATGTGCCAGCCTGGGTTTGGACCTTGGGGCTTGATGATCATTGCGTCTTTGCCTTCACCACTGTGGGTCATTCTACATTTGCGTTTCCGTACATGGTTCACTTTTGTTTCTGAGAGTAAATTCCTGGAGGAGTTACTAAAGCTTGCTGCTCTCACCTGGATACTAACACTGAGGCCCGCCCCCTTCTCTCGGCAGCCTGGGGCCCAGGCCTGGGCCACCATGGCACTGCCTCCATGGCCAGCTACCCTCCCGCACACACTTCTGCTCCTGCCGGCCCTTCTGAGCTCAG GTTGGGGGGAGCTGGCGCCACAAATTGATGGTCAGACCTGGGCAGAGCGGGCACTTCGAGAGAATGAACGCCATGCCTTCACCTGCCGGGTGGCAGGAGGACTTGGCACCCCTCGATTGGCCTGGTACCTGGATGGACAGCTGCAGGAGGCCAGCACCTCAAGACTGctgagtgtgggcagggaggccttcTCTGGAGGCACCAGCACTTTCACTGTCACTGCCCAGCGGGCCCAGCATGAACTCAACTGCTCCCTGCAGGACCCAGGCAGTGGCCAGTCAGCCAATGCATCCGTCATCCTCAATGTGCAAT TTAAGCCGGAGATTGCTCAGGTTGGGGCCAAGTACCAGGAAGCTCAGGGCCCGGGCCTTCTGGTCATCCTCTTTGCCCTCGTGCGTGCCAACCCGCCTGCCAACGTGACCTGGATCGACCAGGATGGGCCAGTGACTGTCAACACCTCGAACTTCCTGGTGCTGGATGCCCAGAACTACCCCTGGCTCACCAACCACACCGTACAGCTGCAGCTCCACAGCCTGCCACACAACCTCTCAGTGGTGGCCACAAACGACGTGGGTGTCACCAGTTCCTCGCTTCCAGCCCCAG GGCTCCTGGCCACCCGGGTGGAAGTGCCACTGCTGGGCATCGTTGTGGCTGGAGGGCTTGCCCTAGGCACCCTGGTGGGGTTCAGCACTTTGGTGGCCTGCCTGGTCttcaggaaagagaagaagacCAAAG TGACTCCAACAACCTGA